From a single Labrys wisconsinensis genomic region:
- the petA gene encoding ubiquinol-cytochrome c reductase iron-sulfur subunit, protein MASTHDTTIPVSRRDIIYVATGAVGAVGVASAIWPFISQMNPDQATIAAGAPVEVDLTPIVEGQEIKIFWRGKPIYVRHRTPVEIKAAEDVDVATLRDPQPDSDRVKKDKSQWLVVIGICTHLGCVPIGYEGDYKGWFCPCHGSQYDTSGRIRQGPAPLNLYIPPYAFEGDAKIVIG, encoded by the coding sequence GTGGCTTCCACGCACGACACCACCATACCGGTCAGCCGCAGGGATATCATCTATGTCGCCACCGGCGCCGTCGGCGCCGTGGGGGTGGCGAGCGCGATCTGGCCCTTCATCAGCCAGATGAATCCCGACCAGGCGACGATCGCCGCGGGCGCCCCCGTCGAGGTCGACCTGACGCCGATCGTCGAGGGCCAGGAGATCAAGATCTTCTGGCGCGGCAAGCCGATCTATGTGCGCCACCGCACGCCTGTCGAGATCAAGGCCGCCGAGGACGTCGACGTCGCGACGCTGCGCGACCCGCAGCCCGATTCCGATCGCGTCAAGAAGGACAAGTCGCAATGGCTGGTCGTCATCGGCATCTGCACGCATCTGGGCTGCGTGCCGATCGGCTACGAGGGTGACTACAAGGGCTGGTTCTGCCCCTGCCACGGCTCGCAGTACGACACGTCCGGCCGCATCCGGCAGGGGCCGGCGCCGCTGAACCTGTACATTCCGCCCTACGCCTTCGAGGGCGACGCCAAGATCGTCATCGGTTGA
- a CDS encoding S-methyl-5'-thioadenosine phosphorylase, whose amino-acid sequence MAKAVLGIVGGSGIYDLPGLADVEEVRLASPWGEPSDALRIGRIGLTKVVFLSRHGRGHRLSPSDIDYRANIDVLKRADVTDLVSLTAVGSFREDLPPGTFVLVDQFVDRTHRRESSFFGRGCVAHVSMAHPVAPRLQERVAAAADAEGIAVTRGGTLVCIEGPQFSSRAESETYRGLGYAVIGMTAMPEAKLAREAEIAYASIAMVTDFDCWHPGHDHVSAAAVVAVMAANAERARRLVARVARDFPAEHEPCPAGSDRALDHAIMTAPAARDPALLARLDAVAGRVLG is encoded by the coding sequence ATGGCCAAGGCGGTGCTCGGCATCGTCGGCGGCTCGGGCATCTACGACCTGCCGGGCCTCGCCGACGTCGAGGAGGTCCGGCTGGCCAGCCCCTGGGGCGAGCCGTCGGATGCGCTGCGCATCGGGCGCATCGGCCTGACCAAGGTGGTGTTCCTGTCGCGGCACGGGCGCGGGCACCGGCTGTCGCCCTCCGACATCGATTATCGCGCCAATATCGACGTCCTGAAGCGGGCTGACGTGACCGACCTCGTCTCGCTCACCGCCGTCGGTTCGTTCCGGGAGGACTTGCCGCCGGGGACCTTCGTGCTGGTCGACCAGTTCGTCGACCGCACCCACCGGCGCGAGAGCTCCTTCTTCGGCCGCGGCTGCGTCGCCCACGTGTCGATGGCCCATCCGGTGGCGCCGCGGCTGCAGGAGCGCGTCGCGGCCGCCGCCGATGCCGAGGGCATCGCGGTCACGCGCGGCGGCACCCTGGTCTGCATCGAGGGTCCGCAGTTCTCCAGCCGGGCCGAGAGCGAGACCTACCGGGGGCTGGGCTATGCCGTGATCGGCATGACGGCCATGCCCGAGGCCAAGCTCGCCCGCGAGGCGGAGATCGCCTATGCCTCGATCGCCATGGTCACGGATTTCGACTGCTGGCACCCCGGGCACGACCATGTCTCGGCCGCGGCGGTGGTGGCGGTCATGGCCGCCAACGCCGAGCGGGCCCGCCGCCTGGTGGCGCGGGTGGCACGCGATTTCCCGGCCGAGCACGAGCCCTGTCCGGCGGGCTCCGACCGGGCGCTCGACCATGCGATCATGACGGCGCCGGCGGCGCGCGACCCCGCGCTCCTCGCCAGGCTCGACGCCGTCGCCGGTCGTGTGCTGGGCTGA
- a CDS encoding alpha/beta hydrolase family protein, with product MARRLIATRRTVLGAMLAGLAPFRPGAALSAPSVPPLITTDYAQARTQFRTQLTRRGPAPDEGDPLTAPPGAVRLAYRSGALELAAWVSEEATRPGKRPALLFLHGGNALSTDHWDLTLPYRLSGYVAMVPALRGENGLPGAFSAFYNETDDVLAAADLFAGLPGVDRDRLFLAGHSIGATQALLAAMSSRLFRGATTFSGNPDAAAFFRRFPEEVCFDTHDVRELQMRSALCFATSFKCPVRILHGSEETRLAEPSRLTAERARAAGLDVQAAAVPGDHFTALRDEIRGSITFFGLL from the coding sequence ATGGCACGTCGGCTGATCGCCACGCGGCGCACGGTGCTCGGCGCCATGCTCGCCGGCCTGGCGCCCTTCCGGCCCGGCGCTGCGCTTTCCGCGCCATCCGTGCCACCCCTGATCACCACCGACTATGCGCAGGCGCGCACGCAGTTCCGCACGCAACTGACGCGGCGCGGCCCGGCGCCGGACGAGGGCGACCCGCTGACCGCGCCGCCGGGGGCGGTGCGCCTCGCTTATCGCTCGGGCGCGCTGGAGCTCGCCGCCTGGGTGTCGGAGGAGGCGACGCGTCCGGGCAAGCGGCCGGCGCTGCTGTTCCTGCACGGCGGCAATGCCCTGAGCACGGATCATTGGGACCTGACGCTGCCCTATCGCCTGTCCGGCTATGTCGCCATGGTGCCGGCGCTGCGCGGCGAGAACGGCCTGCCCGGCGCCTTCTCCGCCTTCTACAACGAGACCGACGACGTGCTCGCCGCCGCGGACCTCTTCGCCGGCCTGCCGGGCGTCGACCGCGACCGCCTCTTCCTGGCCGGCCACAGCATCGGCGCCACCCAGGCCCTGCTCGCCGCCATGAGCTCGCGGCTGTTCCGCGGCGCCACCACCTTCTCCGGCAATCCGGATGCCGCCGCCTTCTTCCGGCGCTTCCCCGAGGAGGTCTGCTTCGACACGCACGACGTGCGCGAGTTGCAGATGCGCTCGGCGCTGTGCTTTGCCACCAGCTTCAAGTGCCCGGTGCGCATCCTGCACGGCAGCGAGGAGACACGTCTCGCCGAGCCGAGCCGCCTGACCGCCGAGCGCGCCCGGGCGGCAGGGCTGGACGTGCAGGCTGCCGCCGTGCCGGGCGACCATTTCACCGCCCTGCGCGACGAGATCCGCGGCAGTATTACGTTCTTCGGGCTGCTGTAG
- a CDS encoding cytochrome c1 has protein sequence MSKLNLSRLTTLALGMALALGTAALPARAEEEATPQRLSWSFWGPFGSYDQAQLQRGFKVYREVCSACHSLHRVAFRNLSDPGGPAFTEGQVKALAAEYDVPGEPDDKGEVNPRKGRPADYFPLVFANDNAARAANNGAIPPDMSLLAKARGESPGFPGFIFDIFRQYQEGGPDYIHALITNGYLDEAKGEKPPEGVKVPDGAHYNKIFPAPHFIAMAKPISDGQVEYTDGTPQTVDQYTRDVAAFLMWAAEPKLEERKRTGFKVILFLVVLSGLLYFTKKRVWSAVGAH, from the coding sequence ATGTCGAAGTTGAACCTGTCTCGCCTCACCACCCTGGCCCTCGGCATGGCGCTGGCGCTCGGCACCGCCGCCCTGCCGGCCCGGGCCGAGGAGGAGGCCACGCCCCAGCGCCTGAGCTGGAGCTTCTGGGGCCCGTTCGGCTCCTACGACCAGGCGCAGCTGCAGCGCGGCTTCAAGGTCTATCGCGAAGTCTGCTCGGCCTGCCACAGCCTGCACCGCGTCGCCTTCCGCAACCTGTCGGACCCGGGCGGCCCGGCCTTCACCGAGGGCCAGGTCAAGGCGCTGGCGGCCGAATACGACGTGCCGGGCGAGCCCGACGACAAGGGCGAGGTCAACCCGCGCAAGGGCCGGCCGGCGGACTATTTCCCGCTGGTCTTCGCCAACGACAACGCCGCGCGCGCCGCCAACAACGGCGCCATTCCGCCTGACATGTCGCTGCTCGCCAAGGCGCGCGGCGAATCGCCCGGCTTCCCTGGCTTCATCTTCGACATCTTCCGGCAGTACCAGGAAGGCGGGCCGGACTATATCCATGCGCTGATCACCAACGGCTATCTCGACGAAGCCAAGGGCGAGAAGCCGCCGGAGGGCGTCAAGGTTCCGGACGGCGCGCATTACAACAAGATCTTCCCGGCGCCGCATTTCATCGCCATGGCCAAGCCGATCAGCGACGGCCAGGTGGAATATACCGATGGCACGCCGCAGACCGTGGATCAGTACACCCGCGACGTCGCCGCCTTCCTGATGTGGGCGGCGGAGCCGAAGCTGGAGGAGCGCAAGCGCACCGGCTTCAAGGTGATCCTCTTCCTGGTCGTGCTGTCGGGCCTGCTCTACTTCACCAAGAAGCGGGTGTGGTCGGCGGTCGGCGCGCATTGA
- a CDS encoding 50S ribosomal protein L25/general stress protein Ctc yields the protein MSAVKQITATARERVGKGAARAVRRSGKIPAVIYGAGKPPLPIALDDKTMTLLVYAGHFLTTVFEIDVAGEKTRVIPRDYALDPVKDTVEHVDFLRISVGERIRVDVPVHAVNAGASPGVKRGGSVNIVTHTVTVLAPADAIPGSIDVDVSALDINESLHISQIALPAGVSSATQGDLTLVSIVPPTTETEAAPAADAAAAAPAPEKK from the coding sequence ATGTCCGCTGTCAAGCAGATTACCGCTACGGCGCGCGAGCGTGTCGGCAAGGGGGCCGCACGTGCCGTTCGCCGTTCCGGCAAGATTCCCGCCGTCATCTACGGCGCCGGCAAGCCCCCCCTGCCCATCGCTCTCGACGACAAGACGATGACTCTTCTCGTCTATGCCGGTCACTTCCTGACCACGGTCTTCGAGATCGACGTCGCCGGCGAGAAGACCCGCGTCATCCCGCGCGACTATGCTCTCGATCCGGTCAAGGACACGGTCGAGCATGTCGACTTCCTGCGCATCTCGGTCGGCGAGCGGATCCGCGTCGACGTGCCGGTGCATGCGGTCAACGCCGGCGCCTCGCCGGGCGTGAAGCGCGGCGGCTCGGTGAACATCGTCACCCATACCGTGACCGTGCTGGCCCCGGCCGACGCCATCCCCGGATCGATCGACGTCGACGTCTCGGCGCTCGACATCAACGAATCGCTGCACATCTCGCAGATCGCGCTGCCCGCCGGCGTGAGCTCGGCGACGCAGGGCGACCTGACGCTGGTCTCGATCGTGCCGCCGACGACGGAGACGGAAGCCGCTCCGGCCGCCGACGCCGCTGCGGCCGCTCCGGCGCCGGAGAAGAAGTAA
- a CDS encoding type II toxin-antitoxin system ParD family antitoxin, with amino-acid sequence MTTVTISLPEALKSFVDAQVAGGGYGNVSEYFRSLLREAQARERDARLEALLLAGLQQEGTQTIDAQFWTDLRKEAAKRLARPADGKAVP; translated from the coding sequence ATGACGACCGTGACGATTTCCCTGCCGGAGGCGCTGAAGTCCTTCGTCGATGCGCAGGTGGCGGGCGGCGGCTATGGCAATGTGAGCGAATATTTCCGCAGCCTGCTGCGGGAGGCCCAGGCCCGCGAGCGCGATGCGCGGCTCGAAGCTCTTCTGCTGGCCGGGCTGCAGCAGGAGGGCACCCAGACCATCGATGCGCAATTCTGGACCGACCTGCGCAAGGAGGCCGCCAAGCGCCTCGCCCGCCCCGCAGATGGAAAAGCCGTGCCGTGA
- a CDS encoding type II toxin-antitoxin system RelE/ParE family toxin — MTPIIRSAARDDILRQYGWYLDDAGATVAERFLNAVQTSVDIVTSQPGIGAPRFLANPLLAGLRSWPVKGFAALRIYYLVQPEHVIVVRILHGQRDVGAILEDQSPDEPV, encoded by the coding sequence GTGACGCCGATCATCCGGTCGGCCGCTCGCGATGACATTCTTCGGCAATATGGCTGGTATCTCGACGATGCCGGCGCCACCGTGGCCGAGCGGTTCCTGAACGCGGTCCAGACGTCGGTCGACATCGTGACGAGCCAACCCGGCATCGGCGCGCCGCGCTTCCTCGCCAATCCGTTGCTGGCAGGGCTGCGGTCCTGGCCGGTGAAGGGATTTGCGGCTTTGCGGATCTACTATCTCGTGCAGCCCGAGCATGTGATCGTCGTGCGCATCCTGCACGGCCAGCGGGACGTGGGCGCCATTCTCGAGGATCAGTCTCCGGATGAGCCGGTTTGA
- a CDS encoding cytochrome b has product MSGPSTWTPKSAIGRWFESRLPIGGLVHSSFIAYPTPRNLNYWWTFGAILSFMLVAQIVTGVVLVMHYTPEATMAFSSVEHIMRDVNYGWLIRYLHSNGASMFFLAVYVHIFRGMYYGSYKAPREVLWLLGVVIFLLMMATAFMGYVLPWGQMSFWGATVITNLFSALPVIGDPIVTWLWGGYSVGNPTLNRFFSLHYLLPFMLVGVVALHVWALHVVGQNNPDGVDVKSPKDTVAFTPYATLKDAFGVACFLIFYSWFVFYIPNYLGDAVNYVPADPGVTPQHIVPEWYFLPFYAILRGIPDKLSGVLLMFGAIVMLALLPWLDTSKVRSANYRPLYRQFIWIFGAVVVGLGYLGSQPPEGGYVIASRILTVLYFAHFLIVLPVLGLVEKTKPLPASIADAVLARSKGAAPVSVGAAAAPQTKG; this is encoded by the coding sequence ATGAGCGGACCGTCGACCTGGACTCCCAAGAGCGCCATCGGGCGCTGGTTCGAAAGCCGCCTGCCGATCGGCGGCCTCGTCCATTCCTCCTTCATCGCCTATCCCACGCCCCGCAACCTGAACTACTGGTGGACCTTCGGCGCCATCCTGTCGTTCATGCTGGTGGCGCAGATCGTCACCGGCGTGGTCCTGGTGATGCACTACACGCCCGAGGCGACGATGGCCTTCTCCTCCGTCGAGCACATCATGCGCGACGTGAACTATGGCTGGCTGATCCGCTACCTGCACTCCAACGGCGCCTCGATGTTCTTCCTCGCCGTCTACGTGCACATCTTCCGCGGCATGTATTACGGCTCCTACAAGGCCCCGCGCGAGGTGCTCTGGCTGCTCGGCGTGGTGATCTTCCTCCTGATGATGGCGACCGCCTTCATGGGCTACGTGCTGCCCTGGGGCCAGATGTCGTTCTGGGGCGCCACCGTCATCACCAACCTGTTCAGCGCCCTGCCGGTCATCGGCGACCCGATCGTCACCTGGCTGTGGGGCGGCTATTCCGTCGGCAATCCGACCCTCAACCGCTTCTTCTCCCTGCACTACCTCCTGCCGTTCATGCTGGTCGGCGTGGTGGCGCTGCATGTCTGGGCCCTGCATGTCGTCGGGCAGAACAACCCTGACGGCGTCGACGTGAAGTCGCCCAAGGACACCGTGGCCTTCACGCCCTACGCGACGCTGAAGGACGCGTTCGGCGTCGCCTGCTTCCTGATCTTCTACAGCTGGTTCGTGTTCTACATCCCGAACTATCTCGGCGATGCCGTGAACTACGTGCCGGCCGATCCGGGCGTCACCCCGCAGCACATCGTGCCGGAATGGTACTTCCTGCCCTTCTACGCCATCCTGCGCGGCATCCCGGACAAGCTCAGCGGCGTGCTGCTGATGTTCGGCGCCATCGTCATGCTGGCGCTGCTGCCCTGGCTCGACACGTCCAAGGTGCGCTCGGCGAACTACCGGCCGCTCTACCGCCAGTTCATCTGGATCTTCGGCGCGGTGGTCGTGGGCCTGGGCTATCTCGGCTCCCAGCCGCCGGAAGGGGGCTACGTCATCGCCTCGCGCATCCTGACCGTGCTCTACTTCGCGCATTTCCTGATCGTGCTGCCGGTGCTCGGCCTGGTGGAAAAGACCAAGCCGCTGCCGGCCTCGATCGCCGACGCGGTGCTGGCCCGCTCCAAGGGGGCTGCGCCGGTGAGCGTGGGCGCTGCCGCGGCGCCGCAGACCAAGGGCTGA
- the pth gene encoding aminoacyl-tRNA hydrolase, with product MRLFVGLGNPGPRYAGNRHNIGFMALDEIARRHRFAPWRARFQGEVSEGSLGAERVLLLKPMTFMNESGRAVGEAMRFYKVGVTDVFVFHDELDLAPAKLRVKRGGGNAGHNGLRSITAHCGNEYWRVRLGIGHPGDKALVYSYVLNDFAKAEMPWVEDLATACADFAELLADGDDPSFQNKVHLFMAAHGHDAVKRVGEKTEG from the coding sequence ATGCGTCTCTTCGTCGGCCTGGGCAATCCGGGCCCCAGATATGCCGGCAACCGGCACAATATCGGGTTCATGGCGCTGGACGAGATCGCTCGCCGGCATCGTTTCGCGCCCTGGCGGGCGCGTTTCCAGGGCGAGGTGAGCGAGGGCAGCCTCGGCGCCGAGCGCGTGCTGCTGCTCAAGCCCATGACCTTCATGAACGAGAGCGGCCGTGCCGTCGGCGAGGCCATGCGCTTCTACAAGGTGGGCGTCACCGACGTGTTCGTCTTCCACGACGAGCTCGACCTGGCACCGGCCAAGCTCAGGGTCAAGCGCGGCGGCGGCAATGCCGGGCACAATGGCCTGCGCTCGATCACCGCCCATTGCGGCAACGAATATTGGCGGGTGCGCCTGGGCATCGGCCATCCCGGCGACAAGGCGCTGGTCTATTCCTACGTGCTCAACGACTTCGCCAAGGCCGAGATGCCCTGGGTCGAGGATCTCGCCACCGCCTGCGCCGATTTCGCCGAGCTGCTGGCCGACGGCGACGATCCGAGCTTCCAGAACAAGGTGCACCTGTTCATGGCCGCCCACGGTCATGATGCGGTGAAGCGCGTCGGCGAGAAGACGGAGGGCTGA